From the genome of Ptychodera flava strain L36383 chromosome 22, AS_Pfla_20210202, whole genome shotgun sequence, one region includes:
- the LOC139122868 gene encoding plasminogen-like isoform X2: MNLLQCVAVACALLLASTAYSAHLPTKVKRGVHHAMKSKGPLSHFIMTSNAALPLANNKQIEGISTEECGRMCIIEESFICRSFDYKAEGEICWLSENNTASIPLRTDYIGDPYDYYERRDTSPLGKFSMTKNAAIQGHNKLSLSDVSQSECAEKCLSMVDFTCFSFDYARARRKCWLSHKSSVSAPLKTDYRNDPYDYYERKGMECFIMWDRSDYRGTISQTTSGKRCQKWTSQSPHTHMRTPENYPNKGLGDHNYCRNPDGEEKPWCYTASSNTRWEFCDVGVPGENCEQTLLNVAQNSKATQSSTNSRGEADLAVDGDINGVYSQRSCTHTDLEMEPWWRVNLQMQYDVHKVVLFNRKDCCEERLLNAQVRVGFDTNILNNQVCGSTVTEEQISTDQGIVITCDSPISGQYVSVQLLGTENYLTLCEVQVFAATEALSSFTMVPDAAIPGNNNRNLRDKTAEQCALACLQETEFLCASFDYKRTTKVCWLSDVDDSDVPLKTNFRGNPYDFYRRQFEENCYNGNGDAYRGEVSITTDGGSCANWDSVSGLVAVTAETFPNSGLGDHNYCRNPDNDRKPWCYVMNDDDELTGFEYCAIRPCEGGYKSTPQPTTTVKTTPATVTCSSEEFTCQNPESCVPLTWQCDGEEDCADGSDETDCTSPLEDFRLIPDKALLQNEAGYHELTPEQCAKKCIEEMSFICRSFDYNKVTRDCDLSSKNRAQTGGLETVSGDPYDHYERISQTASCEDLAGGPYHPCPSGRCILQDWLCDGDNDCGDFTDEQNCGTVEPIPVQVRLADGSSPNEGRVEVFYTGVWGIICDDQWDINDAHVVCKQIGYSRGAMSSIGNAAFGYGNGVFLLDDVECSGLEENIADCAHSGWATHNCAQDEAAGVVCLPDDTDIVCDSEQFACSSGMRCIPSNWVCDGDNDCGDSSDEQDCNTPTEAPPVEGCSVEVDTDRKGNDLNQGEENIVSNSAECCELCRNTLGCKAWTFVKEEGPRFGQCWLKDSVVPGIVSSCCDSGFVTEVPVPGSHPEIRLVGGSGPNQGRLEILYNGEWGTVCDDNFDELAAQVVCRQLGFSGISNFHAQASFGAGIGHIWMDDVVCDGSENYIDQCDHTPWGEHNCGHNEDVGVTCNVQPLPTIEPGVCGVKPDQHNGPLLRIVGGEQAEAGKWPWQVALRLKGEGHWCGGTIINEHYVVSAAHCFERYGKDSITVRAGDHNNEIFEGREQEFDIECLHMHEEYDSESTNNDIVLLKLQPKNGRGIVFNEFTSAACLPTEHDQFGTGHECWTSGWGSTGTEYPAILREALTPIIDVELCNRPTGYDGKVTDKMLCAGFMRGGTDSCQGDSGGPLVCEKNGVWTLWGVTSWGYGCARANFPGVYTRVTEFTQWINNKMAVNICN; this comes from the exons GTCCACTGGGAAAATTTAGTATGACAAAAAATGCAGCCATTCAGGGACACAACAAGCTCTCCTTATCAGATGTCAGTCAGTCTGAATGTGCTGAGAAGTGCCTGAGCATGGTTGACTTCACATGTTTTTCCTTCGATTATGCACGAGCCCGTCGCAAGTGTTGGCTGAGCCACAAAAGTTCAGTGTCGGCGCCTTTGAAGACTGATTATCGTAACGATCCATATGATTATTATGAGAGAAAAG GAATGGAGTGTTTCATAATGTGGGATAGATCAGACTACCGGGGCACAATATCACAGACAACCTCGGGCAAAAGATGCCAAAAATGGACTTCCCAATCACCTCATACTCACATGAGAACTCCTGAAAATTATCCAAACAAGGGATTAGGAGATCATAACTACTGCCGTAATCCTGATGGAGAAGAAAAACCATGGTGTTACACTGCCAGTTCCAATACCAGATGGGAGTTCTGTGATGTTGGTGTACCAGGAGAGAACTGTGAACAAA CACTGTTGAATGTTGCCCAAAACAGCAAGGCAACTCAGAGTAGCACCAATTCCCGTGGCGAGGCGGACCTGGCTGTGGACGGTGACATCAATGGAGTGTATTCCCAGCGTTCCTGTACACACACTGACCTAGAAATGGAGCCATGGTGGAGAGTGAATCTCCAAATGCAGTATGACGTTCATAAAGTTGTACTCTTCAACCGAAAAGACTGCTGTG AGGAACGTTTACTGAATGCTCAAGTACGAGTTGGTTTTGACACAAACATCCTGAATAATCAAGTCTGTGGAAGCACAGTGACAGAAGAACAAATCTCAACAGACCAAGGAATAGTGATAACATGTGACTCACCCATCTCTGGGCAGTATGTCAGTGTCCAGTTACTCGGCACAGAAAATTATCTAACTCTCTGTGAAGTGCAGGTGTTTGCTGCAA CGGAAGCATTGTCCAGTTTCACCATGGTACCAGATGCAGCGATACCAGGAAACAACAATCGCAATCTGagagacaaaactgctgaacagtGTGCGTTGGCTTGTCTCCAAGAAACTGAGTTCCTGTGTGCATCATTTGACTACAAACGCACAACCAAAGTATGTTGGTTAAGTGACGTAGATGACAGTGATGTGCCATTAAAGACAAACTTCAGAGGCAATCCCTATGACTTCTACAGAAGACAGTTTGAAG AAAATTGCTACAATGGCAATGGAGATGCATACCGAGGTGAAGTATCCATCACCACTGATGGAGGGTCTTGTGCCAACTGGGATAGCGTGTCAGGGCTTGTTGCTGTTACTGCAGAAACCTTTCCAAACTCAG GTTTGGGCGACCATAACTACTGCCGTAATCCTGACAATGACAGGAAGCCATGGTGCTATGtaatgaatgatgatgatgagctTACAGGTTTTGAATACTGTGCAATTCGTCCTTGTGAGGGTGGTTACAAATCCACTCCACAGCCAACTACTACTGTGAAAACAACACCAG CAACTGTCACTTGCAGCTCAGAAGAGTTTACTTGTCAAAACCCAGAAAG TTGTGTTCCATTGACATGGCAATGCGATGGTGAGGAAGATTGTGCTGATGGCTCAGATGAAACAGATTGTA CAAGTCCTCTGGAAGACTTCAGACTGATCCCCGATAAAGCTCTGCTCCAGAATGAAGCAGGTTACCATGAGCTGACTCCGGAACAGTGTGCAAAGAAGTGCATTGAAGAAATGtctttcatttgtcgctcattTGATTACAACAAAGTAACAAGGGACTGTGATCTCAGCAGCAAAAATCGTGCACAAACTGGTGGCTTAGAGACTGTTAGTGGTGATCCTTACGATCATTATGAGAGAATTTCACAGACAG CTAGTTGTGAGGATCTGGCTGGAGGACCATACCATCCTTGTCCAAGTGGTCGATGTATTCTTCAAGACTGGCTGTGTGATGGAGACAATGACTGTGGAGACTTCACTGATGAACAAAATTGTG GCACTGTTGAACCTATACCAGTTCAAGTACGACTTGCAGATGGTTCATCACCAAATGAGGGCCGTGTTGAGGTCTTCTACACCGGAGTGTGGGGAATCATCTGCGATGACCAGTGGGACATCAATGATGCTCATGTTGTCTGCAAGCAAATAGGTTATTCAAG AGGCGCTATGTCATCCATTGGCAATGCAGCATTTGGTTATGGAAACGGAGTATTTTTACTGGATGATGTGGAATGTAGTGGACTGGAGGAGAACATTGCAGATTGTGCTCACAGTGGGTGGGCAACACACAACTGTGCCCAAGATGAAGCTGCTGGAGTGGTATGTCTACCAGATGAca CTGACATTGTCTGTGACTCAGAGCAGTTTGCATGCAGTAGTGGAATGAGATGCATTCCTTCCAACTGGGTTTGTGATGGTGACAATGACTGTGGTGATTCGTCTGATGAGCAGGACTGCAATACTCCAACAGAAGCACCCCCAGTTGAAG GCTGTTCTGTTGAAGTTGACACTGACCGAAAGGGCAATGATCTGAATCAAGGTGAGGAGAATATAGTCTCAAACTCAGCAGAGTGCTGTGAGCTATGCCGCAACACTCTGGGATGTAAGGCTTGGACTTTTGTCAAGGAAGAAGGACCAAGATTTGGTCAGTGTTGGCTAAAAGACAGTGTAGTCCCAGGAATTGTATCCAGTTGCTGTGATTCTGGTTTTGTAACAGAAG TGCCGGTACCTGGCAGTCACCCTGAAATCCGATTAGTTGGTGGATCTGGACCCAACCAGGGCAGACTTGAAATACTTTACAATGGAGAGTGGGGTACAGTGTGTGATGACAATTTTGATGAACTTGCTGCCCAAGTAGTTTGCCGTCAACTAGGATTCAG TGGTATTTCGAACTTCCATGCCCAAGCCAGCTTTGGTGCTGGGATTGGTCATATCTGGATGGATGATGTTGTCTGTGATGGTTCTGAGAACTACATTGATCAATGTGATCATACTCCATGGGGTGAACACAACTGTGGACACAATGAGGACGTGGGTGTGACTTGCAATGTGCAGCCCCTACCTACCATTG AACCAGGCGTTTGTGGTGTCAAGCCGGATCAACATAATGGTCCACTGCTGCGCATAGTTGGAGGTGAACAAGCAGAGGCTGGAAAGTGGCCATGGCAGGTTGCTCTTCGATTGAAGGGCGAAGGACATTGGTGTGGTGGAACTATTATCAATGAACATTATGTTGTCAGTGCTGCTCATTGCTTTGAGAG GTATGGCAAAGACAGCATCACTGTTCGTGCTGGCGACCAcaacaatgaaatatttgaGGGCCGGGAACAAGAATTTGATATTGAGTGTCTTCACATGCACGAGGAGTACGATTCAGAGTCAACCAATAATGACATCGTCCTCTTGAAGCTTCAGCCCAAAAATGGCCGTGGCATAGTCTTTAATGAGTTTACATCAGCTGCATGCCTGCCAACAGAGCATGATCAGTTTGGTACTGGTCATGAATGTTGGACATCTGGATGGGGAAGCACAG GTACTGAATATCCAGCTATATTGCGGGAGGCTCTGACCCCAATTATAGATGTCGAACTGTGTAATCGTCCAACAGGATATGACGGTAAAGTTACAGATAAGATGTTGTGTGCTGGATTTATGCGTGGTGGCACCGACTCCTGCCAAGGTGACAGCGGCGGTCCTCTAGTCTGTGAAAAGAATGGTGTCTGGACACTATGGGGAGTCACCTCATGGGGATACGGTTGTGCCAGAGCCAACTTTCCAGGTGTCTACACGAGGGTGACGGAATTCACACAAtggataaacaacaaaatggcagttaaCATTTGCAACTGA